Proteins encoded in a region of the Shewanella polaris genome:
- a CDS encoding Wzz/FepE/Etk N-terminal domain-containing protein, producing MSNEINQYKQDHQFPQVSASDDEIDLRELFSVIWQGKWLIIAITFIFAVASVVFAINQPNIYKSEALLAPADSEQGGGGLAALAGQFGGLASMAGINLGAGGVDKTQMAIEVMKSRQFTSNFIQKHNILPDLMAAKKWNMADNSISYDDEIYNSVESKWLREVKLPYKSEPSMQEAYKVFSKIIAINAAKDTGMVTVSVEHLSPTVAHQWVNWLVQDINKEMKDRDVAEATRSTIFLKSQIQQTKIADIRSILYKLIEEQAKTIMFAEVRDEYVFKTIDPALIPEEKSKPKRALICVLGTMLGGMLGVMFVLIRYFVRKEN from the coding sequence ATGTCCAATGAAATAAACCAATATAAACAAGATCACCAATTTCCACAGGTTTCGGCTAGTGACGACGAAATTGACCTTCGTGAGTTATTTTCGGTGATCTGGCAAGGCAAGTGGTTAATTATTGCAATCACGTTTATTTTCGCTGTAGCCTCAGTTGTATTTGCGATTAATCAGCCAAATATCTATAAGTCAGAAGCCTTGTTAGCACCGGCTGATTCAGAGCAAGGTGGTGGCGGTTTAGCGGCACTTGCTGGGCAGTTTGGTGGTTTAGCAAGCATGGCAGGTATCAACTTGGGTGCTGGTGGTGTAGATAAAACACAAATGGCAATAGAAGTGATGAAGTCACGCCAATTTACCAGTAACTTTATCCAAAAACATAATATTTTACCTGACTTAATGGCTGCTAAAAAATGGAATATGGCTGATAACTCAATTAGCTACGATGACGAAATATATAATTCGGTTGAAAGCAAATGGTTGCGCGAAGTAAAACTGCCATACAAATCTGAACCGTCAATGCAAGAAGCCTATAAAGTATTCAGTAAAATCATTGCCATTAACGCAGCAAAAGACACTGGTATGGTAACCGTTTCTGTCGAACATCTTTCACCAACTGTAGCTCATCAATGGGTTAATTGGTTAGTGCAAGATATTAATAAAGAAATGAAAGACCGCGATGTTGCTGAAGCAACTCGCAGTACAATATTTTTGAAATCTCAAATTCAACAAACAAAGATTGCAGACATTCGCTCAATTTTATACAAACTTATCGAAGAGCAAGCGAAAACAATTATGTTTGCCGAAGTACGCGATGAGTACGTATTTAAAACAATTGATCCAGCGTTAATACCAGAAGAGAAATCAAAGCCTAAACGAGCGTTAATCTGTGTGTTAGGCACCATGCTAGGTGGCATGTTAGGTGTCATGTTTGTATTAATTAGGTATTTTGTTAGAAAAGAGAATTAA
- a CDS encoding four helix bundle protein codes for MKFQKLEVWQLSYQLSRSIYIETKELRDFGFKDQITRSGLSVPSNIAEGIERQGTKEQIQFLYIAKASLAESMTQAMIGKDIGYLDSNFVDDLLVKSEKIAAMIAGLIKSIKKRNLER; via the coding sequence ATGAAATTTCAAAAACTTGAAGTGTGGCAGTTGAGCTATCAACTTTCACGATCAATATATATAGAGACTAAAGAGTTACGAGATTTTGGGTTTAAAGATCAAATTACTCGTTCTGGCCTCTCCGTTCCTTCAAATATTGCTGAAGGAATAGAACGTCAGGGCACAAAAGAACAAATACAGTTTCTGTATATTGCTAAAGCATCACTAGCAGAGTCCATGACACAGGCAATGATAGGGAAAGATATAGGCTACCTTGATTCAAATTTTGTTGACGATTTACTCGTTAAATCAGAAAAAATAGCGGCAATGATTGCTGGATTAATCAAATCGATTAAAAAGCGCAACCTGGAGCGTTAA